Part of the Paroedura picta isolate Pp20150507F chromosome 3, Ppicta_v3.0, whole genome shotgun sequence genome is shown below.
aatacaTACATCATCACTTCTTGTTAGAAGATAGGTTATTGCATCTAGTGAATTACATCCTCCTCACTGCAGTTGCCTCTTAAtataaaaggctattttaaaacaGTGCAGGCAAAAATACAGTGCAGCTGAtcgtacagtaaaatagttctattAACCTCCTGAATTCTCTTCCAGAGTGCTCTGAAatcacagtgatttttttttctttgtgttgcAGACATCAGTTTTAAACTAGATGAAAGAACCTCCCACAGCAGCTTGGATCTTTTCAAAAAGGATACTGGTGTCATTTACCGCATGATTGGGATTGACCCCACCAAAGTTCCACAGAACCCCGAACGCTTCAGGGATTGGGCTGTAGTATTGGGTGATACCGCCGTATCAAGGGGATGCCATTACTGGGAAGTGACAGTCAAACGGTCGCAGCAGTTTCGCATCGGAGTGGCTGATCTGGATATCTCCCGGGACGGTTGCATCGGCGTGGATGATCGCTCCTGGGTCTTTGCCTATGCTCACCGCCATTGGAGTGCCATGTTTGCCAACGAGACCACTCCTATAAGTAACATTGGAAACCCAGAGAGAGTGGGTGTTCTGCTAGATTATGACAAAAATAACCTCAGCTTGGTTGATGTCAGCAAACTTGAACTCATACATATAATGCCTGCTGAGTTCCTGGGCCCTGTGGTCCCTGCTTTTGCCCTCTGGGATGGTGAGTTGCTAACACATTCGGGCCTTGATGTACCTGAGAAACTCAGGGGGAATTGAAAACCTCTGAAGACTAGTGACATTTGTTCAGACGGGATTCTTCACTTAGGAGAGCAGACTTTTCAGACCAGTGCAGGGAAAAGGAAGTCTTTTCACCGTACTCTTGCTGTGTTTGCAGCTGttgattttcactgcccagatGTCCTTTGGATTGCAAAACCTATCCCAGTTTTGAAATGAAATGAGATTTTACTCAAATGC
Proteins encoded:
- the SPRYD4 gene encoding SPRY domain-containing protein 4, which translates into the protein MAAPMLRALRQRSWGVFGAGNGFSGGAPRRDISFKLDERTSHSSLDLFKKDTGVIYRMIGIDPTKVPQNPERFRDWAVVLGDTAVSRGCHYWEVTVKRSQQFRIGVADLDISRDGCIGVDDRSWVFAYAHRHWSAMFANETTPISNIGNPERVGVLLDYDKNNLSLVDVSKLELIHIMPAEFLGPVVPAFALWDGELLTHSGLDVPEKLRGN